One Paenibacillus sp. FSL H7-0737 DNA segment encodes these proteins:
- a CDS encoding sensor histidine kinase: MFNTVRKSTIKSRIILIMTIFALLIAALLSFFSYELITYYQRKTTIQATEFNLQLVSHIIEQDLINLSSLAMTNSTNSSTNTLLTDYFVSPKASAKDAVNVFNSMQEDFRINRSNSYVRRLIVTGNNGKFLQVDNSVSTSIPLTVHNIGQIPGLNKDAVEQWEQVIKDPLSTTNGIPFVLPIYGDGAARIGTVYLLANTSLITDKLKGYSLPKNSRMLLTLGNHHYQLIGDKVTAMTTPYEPVAYTDDKPVGPQTELSMIKLEDEESQIVVSYPVRSGVILSQTLSNDQFAPKANIWILVMLGVCLLVIVLSGIITLYLTRNISLPVEKLKKRIDKIAQGNFLLDRNIEWNSELGDVGRGINRLSQDIVALMDSRLADEKQKQELEYRMLQSQINPHFLYNTLNSIKWMATIQNATGIAEMTTSLSRLLRSIAKDNRRLMPLKDELSLLDDYFLIQKYRYGSTVSMVKEIEDEELLSGLIPRFTLQPLVENAIFHGIEPKGRGDILITVKKSGFADILVTIEDNGVGMMEEQISTILCESEDGTKGVFENVGLHSVNERLRLAFGENYGLSIESEMGQYTLMKILLPFIQKE, translated from the coding sequence GTGTTCAATACGGTAAGAAAATCAACCATTAAGAGCCGCATTATTCTGATCATGACCATCTTTGCGCTACTGATCGCCGCTCTGCTATCCTTTTTCAGCTATGAATTGATTACCTATTATCAGCGTAAAACAACCATCCAGGCGACTGAGTTCAACCTGCAGCTAGTTTCCCATATTATTGAACAAGATTTGATTAATCTCTCCTCATTAGCGATGACCAATAGCACCAACTCGTCCACCAATACATTACTCACTGATTATTTTGTATCTCCAAAGGCAAGCGCCAAGGATGCTGTTAATGTATTTAACTCCATGCAGGAGGACTTTCGGATCAATCGCTCCAATAGCTATGTCCGCCGCTTGATTGTTACGGGTAACAACGGAAAGTTCCTGCAGGTGGATAATTCCGTCAGCACTTCAATTCCACTTACTGTGCACAATATCGGTCAAATTCCCGGACTAAATAAAGATGCTGTGGAGCAGTGGGAACAAGTAATTAAGGACCCGCTCTCCACCACGAACGGAATTCCTTTTGTTCTACCTATTTACGGAGATGGGGCTGCCCGGATTGGAACGGTCTACTTACTCGCCAATACTTCCTTAATTACCGACAAGTTGAAGGGGTATTCCCTGCCTAAGAATTCCCGAATGCTGTTGACGCTCGGCAATCATCATTATCAGCTCATTGGCGATAAAGTGACTGCAATGACTACGCCGTATGAACCTGTGGCCTATACCGATGATAAGCCTGTCGGTCCACAAACCGAGCTGTCCATGATCAAGCTGGAGGATGAAGAAAGCCAAATTGTGGTCTCTTATCCCGTGCGGAGTGGAGTGATTCTGTCGCAGACCTTATCCAATGATCAATTCGCTCCCAAAGCAAATATATGGATTCTGGTAATGCTTGGCGTTTGTTTACTTGTCATCGTCTTAAGCGGCATTATTACTTTGTACTTAACCCGTAACATCAGTCTCCCGGTAGAGAAATTAAAGAAGCGAATTGATAAGATTGCCCAGGGCAACTTCTTGCTGGACCGCAATATCGAATGGAACAGTGAACTAGGTGATGTTGGTCGAGGTATCAACCGCCTATCACAGGACATTGTTGCGCTCATGGATAGCCGGCTCGCTGACGAGAAGCAGAAACAGGAGCTAGAGTACAGGATGCTGCAAAGTCAGATCAATCCCCACTTCTTGTACAACACACTGAATTCGATCAAATGGATGGCTACGATTCAGAATGCTACCGGTATTGCAGAAATGACTACTTCACTCTCCAGACTGCTGCGGAGCATCGCCAAAGACAACCGGAGACTAATGCCACTGAAAGATGAGTTAAGCCTGCTCGATGACTATTTTCTGATTCAGAAATACCGGTATGGCAGTACAGTCTCGATGGTGAAGGAAATTGAAGATGAGGAACTGCTCTCCGGCCTGATTCCCCGTTTCACGTTACAACCTCTGGTTGAGAATGCTATCTTCCATGGCATCGAGCCCAAAGGTAGAGGAGATATTCTCATCACGGTGAAAAAAAGCGGATTTGCCGATATTCTGGTCACGATTGAAGACAACGGTGTAGGCATGATGGAAGAACAAATCTCCACCATTCTGTGTGAATCGGAGGATGGAACTAAGGGAGTTTTTGAGAACGTTGGACTCCATAGTGTAAATGAGCGT
- a CDS encoding ABC transporter substrate-binding protein: MKLKRFYGMTFATILSLSALAGCSGNNNNEGSAATAAPETGNTANASAEPKQDPVTLKWALWDWEATAYYQPLIDAYKAEHPNVTIEYVDLGSTDYMTMLSTQLSGGADLDVLTIKDIPGYSNLVKQNHLEPLKGFMGDKNIDPSVYGGTVEQIEVNDEVYALPFRSDFWVVYYNKDLFDKAGVEYPSNDMTFDQYDELARKMTSGSGSEKVYGAHYHTWRSAVQLFGILDGKNNVVGGNYDFLKPTYERILKEQEDGIVMDYATLKTSSTHYSGVFYNNSVAMMNMGSWFIATQIEKVKSGESKSTNWGIVKYPHPDGVEAGTTLGTITSLAVNQKSKNKEAALDFMNFVTGEEGAKVIASTGTIPAIKNDEVISSITSIDGFPTDDNSKAALTTVQTYLEMPMHEKSADIEVILNEAHDNIMTKNASIDEGLKDMNTRVQQLLNN; this comes from the coding sequence ATGAAATTAAAAAGATTCTATGGCATGACTTTTGCCACAATACTCTCCCTAAGTGCGCTAGCCGGATGTTCCGGTAATAACAACAACGAAGGCAGTGCTGCAACAGCTGCTCCAGAAACGGGAAATACTGCAAACGCTTCCGCTGAACCGAAACAGGACCCTGTGACCTTGAAATGGGCATTGTGGGATTGGGAAGCCACAGCATACTATCAGCCGTTGATCGATGCCTATAAAGCTGAGCATCCGAATGTAACGATCGAATATGTCGATCTTGGTTCCACTGACTATATGACAATGTTAAGTACACAGTTGTCCGGTGGTGCAGATCTGGATGTTCTCACGATTAAGGATATTCCTGGATACTCAAACCTCGTGAAACAAAATCACTTGGAGCCGCTCAAGGGATTCATGGGAGACAAAAACATTGATCCATCCGTCTATGGCGGTACTGTAGAACAGATTGAAGTGAACGATGAAGTGTATGCGCTTCCTTTCCGGAGTGATTTCTGGGTTGTCTACTATAATAAGGACTTGTTCGATAAAGCGGGAGTGGAGTATCCAAGTAATGATATGACATTCGACCAATATGATGAACTTGCTAGAAAAATGACCTCCGGCAGCGGTTCTGAAAAAGTATACGGAGCCCATTATCATACTTGGCGGAGCGCGGTTCAATTGTTCGGTATTCTTGACGGTAAGAACAACGTTGTCGGTGGAAACTACGATTTCCTGAAGCCAACCTATGAACGGATCTTGAAAGAACAGGAAGATGGTATCGTTATGGATTACGCCACACTAAAGACTTCAAGCACGCATTATTCCGGTGTGTTCTACAACAATTCCGTTGCGATGATGAACATGGGCAGCTGGTTTATAGCGACTCAAATTGAAAAGGTGAAGAGCGGCGAGTCTAAATCAACCAACTGGGGAATTGTGAAATACCCTCACCCGGATGGTGTGGAAGCCGGTACAACACTGGGTACAATTACTTCCCTGGCTGTAAATCAGAAATCCAAAAATAAAGAAGCGGCACTTGATTTCATGAACTTTGTGACTGGTGAAGAAGGTGCTAAGGTCATTGCTTCCACCGGAACCATTCCAGCGATTAAGAACGATGAAGTTATCAGTTCCATTACTTCCATTGACGGTTTCCCTACGGATGATAACAGCAAAGCGGCACTGACTACGGTTCAGACGTATTTGGAAATGCCAATGCATGAAAAGAGTGCGGACATTGAAGTAATCCTGAACGAAGCCCACGATAACATTATGACCAAAAACGCTTCGATCGACGAAGGCTTGAAGGATATGAATACGCGCGTACAGCAGCTCTTGAACAATTAA